The genome window GAGTTTTTACCAGTTCCGGTTCTCTCATCTCAGAGTCAGGGAATAATTGTtctgtttaacctttgacctagttcatgattccctccttcctctgtctgtattccCATGGCCTTTggggtgctgtaatctcccttaaagaggggcagcttgggcgctttgttgatgccagtctatgaccgagcacaagctaccATGAGATTTTTGTttagggacgtctagaagcccttcttatctggtTCCCTGGCACACTTTCTTTTCCAATGTGCGACAGCTTTGGTTAGATtcaggatccatatttgtttagtctggcgaaTGAAGAATGTGGATTGTCCattctgaactagttaaaacctcgtattgcagtagagatcttcagaattggtcgggcaaccgctctgtcaactcgtggctgcagcacatgtctTAAAACCTTCAGTGCTTtccatcaaagttccagctctccctgtgtctctctgagtttcgtctccattgcttcagaagtttccatcacagagtcaatgggatttctccagaggattttaggaaaatagcttgaaataaggtctgtggttgacacaaatttaagagacggatcacgttttgttctacgacattaaatgCGTCAGCAGTGACACCCCCCCATTTTGATCTGTATTTTTGAAAGTCAGGTGAaacgatcttaagttggcgtgacgttgaagtcgtgcgaccctgctggactcgtctgtagttcgtttatagcataacgtcagaattttgcttctggcgattagatttatgttaagaaaattataaaagtagggcggcagtggcttagtctgtaagggcttggactggggtccaaagggtcgTCGGTCTCACCTCGTGTCCTGAGCGGCGCGGACACAGAGCGTCGATCTCATCAAAAAAGATAACACATGGAGCCGAGTTTCGTCCTCTCTGGAAGACCTGTCTGACAGCACGCTCGCTCTCACCaacatactgcacacacacacacacacacacacacacacacacacacacacacacacacacacacacacacacacacacacacacacacacacacacacacacacacacacacacacacacacacacacacacacacacacacacacacacacacacacacacctttaccaTCAACcctacatttatatttagtgcAAGGGTGTGAAATGAATGACACGTATCATCATGAAAACAGGGTGATTAAAgagaataagaataaaaaaggacCAAAGTCTGAGCTATAAATACACAGAACCACCTGATGTGATGCTAGCACAACACACTGAATGAGCCTCTCCGAGACGTGGTTAAAGGATAATAAGTGACACTTTGTTGGCTTTACTCTGATCCAACATCCTAAAAATGCCTTGGCCACATTAACATCTTCCTGCAGCTCCGTGACTCACCATGTTGAGCAGCTCTGGCCCTTTGACAGAGATGAAGTTGAGGCCTGACTCATTGGCCACTGCCTGTCAGGAAACAACACGGAAACACAGTGAGACACAGTACACCCCCGAGCAACCTCACACTATGTAGAAACAGCGGGGGGGACATTTAGGCTCAGAGTAGAAGAGTATTCGAAACCTTATGCTAAACAGTTAGCTTTGGAGCTAGCTTGGCTCTCTCCAATGCCATTTCCCCCTGCTTTCATCTATAAGCTAAGTAggatgctaagctaggctaacgaCATACTTCTATAGATCATTCTATTTTACTCtcagaaagaaagcaaataaaaaagttacatAGTTAACAACACAGTACCAGTAGTAGTTTTGCCTTAATGACACCTGACTTTGAGTCAAATTGCTTAAGATGTATCATAAAATAACTGGCAGGCACAGGATCACTCTCTTGGTCCGAGTCaaattttgtattttcatccTAAGTCTTTAgctctgtaaataaaatataaaaataaattggcCATAATGAAATGGACTAAGTGGTTCATTCACTATCTATTTTCATTACAAATCATCAGCTGATGGATGATCAAAGAAAAGTAGAACATTTACCCATTGAACTACAACTACAACACTAGTATTGCTGTTACTCACTAACAGGTATAACAGTGtaggtgtgtggggggggggtcacctTGGCCAACAGAGTCTTTCCACATCCTGGAGGTCCAGCTAGCAGCACCCCGGATGGAGCGCTGAGCCCCAGAGCTTTGAACTGCTCCGGAGAACGCACTGGAGCCTgcaggacacacaaacagagggatGTTGCTCCTcagtataaaaaatgtttttgcgTTAAGCACAACAACATACCTAAAACTGACATCTTTGCAGGGTACTTAATTTTGATCATACTCAAAAATGTCATGAGTCTGGACAGCCTCCCACACATCTACCTGCACTCTCACTGCAGGTCACCCGTTTCTACCACAAGCTGCCAGCTTGACAGCCGTAGGTTCTATAAATATCctagtttgtgtttatgttccCTGTGGAAAATTCCATCCAAACTACAAGCTTCCTCTACCTGCCTCCGGCTGTTTCCTGAAGAGGTGGAGCTAAGAAATCTAAAAAGGCTGGCCTGAGGTGGGGGCCTCATCCTCCATTTGTTTCCTTTGCTTTACAGAGGACAAATGATGCCCgttttcaggatcatatttgtattttgtgtctctactgtgacatgtttccgtcccttaatgttcaaaaacctctctgcctgtgctgcagcacctcttttcagcctctgtctgaaaccagagcccagtctgctctgaatggttagttggccggctctgttgtgatcagtcaaccacttagagatgtctatcacttacaatgtgtttgagcgctagtCAATTGAAGTGCACATGtaacacagtgatgtcactatgttcctgaagtaaacaaaggcatttcaactttgggattttttcctttgcagaccatttataaaaacatataacacactacaggaaagggaaaattcCAAGAAGCATACTAGGGCCCTTTAAACCCATTGTGTTGACTCATTATTACCTAAGTTTAATAATCCTCATTCATAATGATGACTTGATAGGTAAGGATCTCAAAGTAGAGTATGAATAGTTTTTCTCAGTGTGGATCATAGATGTTTAACAGGAAGCAGCCGGCTGTGTTTACCAGTATGGCCATGGTCAGGTCCTCTCTGATGTCCTGCAGCGCCCCCACATCCTCCCAGGTGACGTCGGGCACCGTGGCGAAGCCCTCCCTCTTGGCTGAGGGCTGCACGCTGGCCAGAGACGCCTGGAAGTCTGACATGAGGATGGCCAGGCCGGCCAGCTCCTCCATTGACAGAGATTCAGTGTtgttcagcagctgcagcaggtgccacagctccccctgctggacacaggacacacactgcCCTGAAGGACTCTGggcaggaaataaaacaaatgtaattcagACAAATAACTATAAATCACAtcagataaaacaaaacttATGCTACTTGAAGTCCAACTATAGTTCGGGTTGTTGTTTACCGACAACACCATTGTATAGGTATAGACAAAATCACTCATAAACATGAAGCACGACCTCTGCTCTGATTAATTTAGGGATTATCTGGTAATCAGTTTGATTGTTTACTTTCTGCATTTATCTTATCGACATAGTTATATTTAGATGTGTagataaacatacagtatgactCTGAGCAGAATGACTCAGGTGTGTTGATGGAGCTCCTCATACCTGCAGGTCAGTGTGCCCCGCCTCCTCCTGAGGCACCGGGATGAtgtctgttgtctgtgtctctgtgaccTCTCCGTCTGTCACAGCCTCCTCAGTCTGAGCTCCAGCTGTTACCGTGTCTTCAGTGGAGCACTGTCTTTGGCTTTTTGCTCTTCTTTCCATCAGAACTCTGTTTACGGCGCTCATGGCGGCTTCTCGACACAGAGCCATGAGGTCGGCCCCCACGTAGCCTGGAGTGATGCGGGCCAGCTGCTGGAAGTCAAAGTCCACCGGCAGCTTCAGCTTCCGACACAGCGTCTTCAAGATCCTGCAGCGCAGAGAATTCAGTTTCATTTAAAGTGTGAGATATCTAGAGCTATGGCAAATCAAGCAAGTGAAGgacaaaaatgcaaacaagaTTGATCTTTTTCCaagatgaaaacacaatattaagTATAATAAAGGACGTGTTCCTTCTTCATGATGTTGTTTGGCTGACCTGAGTCGAGCTGCTTCATCTGGGATCCCCAGGCAGATCTCTCTGTCGAAGCGTCCTGCTCTGCGCAGGGCGGGGTCCAGGGAGTCCGGCCTGTTGGTGGCCCCGATCACCATCACCTGAGCCGTCACCGTCAGACTGTTCAGGTCTGTCAGGAGGAGAGCAGCACTGCAAAGTCTTTATCTGTTCTATTTTCTAAGTTTTGACGTTGTAGCTTAATATAAGATCATTAATTTGTCCACCAGCTGTCAATCAGCCTCATTTAGCAATATCAGAAAAAGAGAGCATATGCAGTCTTGAaaagtaacagattacatgaTCAGGATGCAAAAAAAGGCGACTGTATTCCCTTctggtaaataaaataattacagatTACTGTAACATTTCTAAAattggggattactagcaggattataGTGCAACTAGAAAGATCAtacagtgtttgttgtaaaggatcagatgtcctctctcctctgtcagtggttctgttctgtaggctaaaactttaagagtgaatctatacgcctactgcctgaatctgctttatggttttctctttccttggttcatttgttctgtttttaaatcagcaggtgaaccttcagtatatgttcataaaatagtgtgtgtgagattaactgtgtattaaactaaaacggagccTTTTCTGACAGCTCAGATTTGTAGTATGTGCTCCTATGTTTCAgtgcttcatgaaaggcagcttTTCCTGTCAATaaaatctctgagcagaggactGATTTCTGGTACTGCTCTGGAGGCTGTGTGTCCTACCGTCCATGCAGGTCAGCAGCTGGGCAACAATCCTCCTCTCCATGTCTTTAGATGCCACCTCTCGCTTCGGTGTAATGGCGTCGATCTCATCTATGAACAGGATACACGGAGCAGAGCTCtgcgggtggggggggggagtagcATACAACATTATTGATCACTATCAAATATACCTGCTCTATTAATCCTGGGGCGAGATGGTTGTCATCCAATCAAAACGTCAGAAGGTTTGGGGTTCGATCAGCAACCCAGTAGCTCATATGTGATTGTGTACAAGATGCACTAGATTTAgcagacacttttatccaagCTACTTACATACTCTTCAATATGGCAGACAAGCCTACAGGAGCAATTTAAGGTTATGTATCTTAACCAAGGACACTTCAACACTTTGACTGCAGGACATGGGGGTCGATACCAATGCCCCTCTGAATGGTAGATGCCCGTTTACTAATTTAGCCATGTGCTAATCGCTCAGATTGCTCAGTGGGTCACAGGTACGTATTTTACCTCCTACATTCTCTACTCTTGTGCTGATCAATATAGAAGAGGAAAACCAGCACTAACCACAGCCAGGTCAAACAGCTCTCTGAGCTTCTGTTCAGACTCCCCCGACACGCCGGACACCAGCTCCGGAGCAGACACCTTCAACATGGGCAGCATCAGCTCCTGACAcacaaaatatatcattttatttaaaaaccacagaaaGTGAACATGAAACCTTTGTGATGTCACACTCAAGTATCAGTTAAAGTGATTACTGCGTTAGTAAAGCTGTAGaacctttcttttttaaagtcccATGATTCTTTACAATTCTATTCTATTGAACCCCTCAATGATTAGAGACCACAGCAGATAAAGTGCATGCCCTTGAAGaggaggtgaatattgtcttaACTTATAAAGGCTCATTTAATCGGCGACCTTGAGAGCCTTGAAAGGCgcctatataaataaaatgcatattattattattattactcataatattatattgtatCATTCTTTTAATGTAAGAACCTTGACATCAAATTAGGGAATAAAGTCAGTAAATTACagtagaacattttttaaaataaaatgattataataattaaaaaacccAGAAGTAAATAGAGTAAAATACAGACTGCTTATTCCCACAGACCATCGGGGTCATATGAGATAACCTGGTAATAAAAACATCCGCCTGTATTCCCCAGGCGTTGTCCAGCACTCACCCCCGCCACAGCCTGGGCCAGCAGGGTCTTTCCACAGCCGGGGGGTCCGTGCAGGAGGAAGCCCCTGGGGGGAACCATCCCCAGCCTCTGGTACACCTCTGGGTGACGCATGTGGATCAGCAGCTTACACACCTCCTGCAACAAGGTCAAAGTAGCACAGGGTAAAACTACAGTGACATGGATAATCTGCGAGGTAAAAGTTGTATTGTTATGATTTTTAATCGAAGACGTTAATAAGGTTCAAACTGAGCTAACCGTTAACGTCTCTTCATTGCCTCCCACATCTTCGAACTTCAGAGTGGGATACTGCAGCTCCAGTGATTTAGATTttgctgaaaaaacattttaaaaggaaaatactgTGAATGCAATGTTTGCCAGCAATTCAACAACCTTAGTAAAttataaacaaacattataaaGTTAACAATACAAGAAATATAATCTACTCTTTAGTTATAAGGAAATGTTGCAGTCCTACAGGCAACGactgtttgtttattgaatTATGATTTAGAGTGGGTTTCAACAGTAAGTCAAGAGTATATTTATCATAGAGCTGAAATGACTAGTCGACTTATCGAATAGTCGATGGAATAAAAATCGCCACATCTTTTGTAAATCTTAACAAATGTTGAATGCTAAAAAGTAAGGAAGAGCTGTTTTTAAGCTAGCGTGGGAttgaaaaaacaagacaggaaATGTTCAATTCAGTTTCTCAAATGACTAGtccataataaaaataactattagttgcagccctacttTATAGTTATCCTGGCAAACTAGACAAGGTAGTACCTTTCTTATTTGGGGTGCGGGACTTCGTGGTTTCAGAGATCTTTGTccttttctttgacttttttgtAGATTTCTCCGACTCGAGAATGGACACATCTGTCTGCTGGTGACAGAAATATAAGGCAGTGAGAGCTGGAGTCCAAGAGTGAGATTATCGGGTAGCCTCAGTAACAACTATGAGTTTATTTCActtggttttttgtttttgagggCAGTAGACCAGAGACggtaacattttataaaataggAGTCGAGAGTctacacaaatgtaaaaaaacccCACCTAACTCTTAGGAGTCGAAGAGGGAGTTACAATTATATACTGACTAAATCAATAAGACCAAAGTATCTATATAACATGGGGTCGGCCGACAAAAACATG of Eleginops maclovinus isolate JMC-PN-2008 ecotype Puerto Natales chromosome 22, JC_Emac_rtc_rv5, whole genome shotgun sequence contains these proteins:
- the nvl gene encoding nuclear valosin-containing protein-like isoform X2; this translates as MKNRSGGYVDHRLKQRVEQYMATCSSEYVDLSAMAVELQRLHRMDYGRRNKIAFRIQVEKVYDLLMKDSGLNDLESKHLAKRAKHSTNNTGEGSSSSAEEDADSDDLILENTPTSHMNSSLTSLYRKGLPESDSSSPRRDALAASTPASAANAPPSAGTLVSTGGWFIDKGRGPEKRRILIDLCDEEPTNTTANTDVSILESEKSTKKSKKRTKISETTKSRTPNKKAKSKSLELQYPTLKFEDVGGNEETLTEVCKLLIHMRHPEVYQRLGMVPPRGFLLHGPPGCGKTLLAQAVAGELMLPMLKVSAPELVSGVSGESEQKLRELFDLAVSSAPCILFIDEIDAITPKREVASKDMERRIVAQLLTCMDDLNSLTVTAQVMVIGATNRPDSLDPALRRAGRFDREICLGIPDEAARLRILKTLCRKLKLPVDFDFQQLARITPGYVGADLMALCREAAMSAVNRVLMERRAKSQRQCSTEDTVTAGAQTEEAVTDGEVTETQTTDIIPVPQEEAGHTDLQSPSGQCVSCVQQGELWHLLQLLNNTESLSMEELAGLAILMSDFQASLASVQPSAKREGFATVPDVTWEDVGALQDIREDLTMAILAPVRSPEQFKALGLSAPSGVLLAGPPGCGKTLLAKAVANESGLNFISVKGPELLNMYVGESERAVRQVFQRGRNSAPCVIFFDEIDALCPRRSGHESGASVRVVNQLLTEMDGLETRRQVFIMAATNRPDIIDPAILRPGRLDKTLYVGLPPPADRHAILLTITKGGTKPQLEQDVSLEEIAFNERCDCFSGADLTALVREASVNALREYLKTKPPTTATPGHTFSSGPVVDIKVSKLNFEDAFKKVRPSVSKKDQKMYELLRESLIR
- the nvl gene encoding nuclear valosin-containing protein-like isoform X1, producing the protein MKNRSGGYVDHRLKQRVEQYMATCSSEYVDLSAMAVELQRLHRMDYGRRNKIAFRIQVEKVYDLLMKDSGLNDLESKHLAKRAKHSTNNTGEGSSSSAEEDADSDDLILENTPTSHMNSSLTSLYRKGLPESDSSSPRRDALAASTPASAANAPPSAGTLVSTGGWFIDKGRGPEKRRILIDLCDEEPTNTTANQTDVSILESEKSTKKSKKRTKISETTKSRTPNKKAKSKSLELQYPTLKFEDVGGNEETLTEVCKLLIHMRHPEVYQRLGMVPPRGFLLHGPPGCGKTLLAQAVAGELMLPMLKVSAPELVSGVSGESEQKLRELFDLAVSSAPCILFIDEIDAITPKREVASKDMERRIVAQLLTCMDDLNSLTVTAQVMVIGATNRPDSLDPALRRAGRFDREICLGIPDEAARLRILKTLCRKLKLPVDFDFQQLARITPGYVGADLMALCREAAMSAVNRVLMERRAKSQRQCSTEDTVTAGAQTEEAVTDGEVTETQTTDIIPVPQEEAGHTDLQSPSGQCVSCVQQGELWHLLQLLNNTESLSMEELAGLAILMSDFQASLASVQPSAKREGFATVPDVTWEDVGALQDIREDLTMAILAPVRSPEQFKALGLSAPSGVLLAGPPGCGKTLLAKAVANESGLNFISVKGPELLNMYVGESERAVRQVFQRGRNSAPCVIFFDEIDALCPRRSGHESGASVRVVNQLLTEMDGLETRRQVFIMAATNRPDIIDPAILRPGRLDKTLYVGLPPPADRHAILLTITKGGTKPQLEQDVSLEEIAFNERCDCFSGADLTALVREASVNALREYLKTKPPTTATPGHTFSSGPVVDIKVSKLNFEDAFKKVRPSVSKKDQKMYELLRESLIR